A window from Kovacikia minuta CCNUW1 encodes these proteins:
- a CDS encoding 2Fe-2S iron-sulfur cluster-binding protein — translation MTTFQVRLVNVELGLDHLIAVPEGEYILDMAEDMGIRLPSGCKQGDCSACVARLLEGEVDQSEQKFLNQAELAAGYTVTCVAAPLSDCVLETHQEKVLYQSSLYYSEK, via the coding sequence ATGACAACTTTTCAAGTTCGATTGGTCAATGTGGAACTTGGTCTTGACCATTTAATTGCAGTACCAGAGGGCGAATATATTCTGGATATGGCGGAAGACATGGGAATTCGTTTGCCTTCTGGTTGTAAGCAGGGCGACTGTTCTGCCTGTGTCGCACGGTTGCTTGAAGGTGAGGTAGATCAGAGTGAGCAGAAGTTTCTGAACCAGGCAGAGTTGGCAGCGGGTTACACCGTCACCTGCGTTGCTGCGCCGTTGTCAGATTGCGTCCTGGAAACCCATCAAGAAAAGGTGTTGTACCAATCGTCTCTCTACTACTCTGAGAAATGA
- a CDS encoding V4R domain-containing protein: protein MVIATPQNSAHLKNPKKHNHYGFRDFFQFDPDKGTIVDWNDSQNVMVTEDFIIGLVEGLEEEVGDASAVTMYTIGCEWGQKDAFFFEKWFEKEFDRGIRQTNLLFLLETWWWPFTSQGWGRWEVDMGDRKQGFMFINIFDSAIARTLGDVGKPVCFLYAGLFAGFFTEMVKKQLSCIEIQCYSMGETYCKFLLGGQDRIDAASFWLNEGATARDIEKRLKAGELIR, encoded by the coding sequence ATGGTGATAGCAACGCCCCAAAATTCCGCCCACCTAAAAAATCCTAAGAAACATAATCATTACGGCTTCCGTGACTTCTTCCAGTTTGACCCTGATAAGGGCACTATTGTGGACTGGAACGATAGCCAGAACGTCATGGTGACCGAGGACTTTATCATCGGTCTGGTTGAAGGTTTAGAAGAAGAAGTGGGAGATGCTTCCGCTGTGACAATGTATACCATCGGCTGTGAATGGGGGCAAAAGGATGCTTTCTTCTTCGAGAAATGGTTTGAGAAAGAATTTGACCGGGGTATCCGGCAGACCAATCTGCTATTTCTGCTAGAAACCTGGTGGTGGCCCTTTACTTCTCAAGGGTGGGGACGTTGGGAGGTGGACATGGGCGATCGCAAACAGGGCTTCATGTTCATCAACATTTTTGACTCTGCCATTGCCCGCACCCTGGGCGATGTCGGTAAACCTGTCTGTTTCCTTTATGCTGGACTGTTTGCCGGATTCTTCACTGAGATGGTGAAAAAGCAGCTCAGTTGTATCGAGATTCAGTGCTACTCAATGGGCGAAACCTACTGCAAATTTCTTTTGGGTGGGCAGGATCGCATCGACGCTGCCTCCTTCTGGCTCAATGAAGGGGCAACTGCAAGAGATATTGAAAAACGGCTGAAGGCAGGAGAGCTAATCCGATGA